A single region of the Syntrophomonadaceae bacterium genome encodes:
- a CDS encoding MTH1187 family thiamine-binding protein — protein MAIVAVSIAPLGVGTSVSRYVAAAEKVLQDKKNIKSHLGPMFTTLEGDLDEILAAIREMQEAVFASGAERVSTLIKIDDRRDKLSTMEEKIASVNRRLGV, from the coding sequence ATGGCAATAGTTGCTGTTAGCATAGCGCCTTTAGGCGTAGGAACAAGTGTAAGCAGATACGTTGCTGCTGCTGAAAAAGTTTTGCAGGATAAAAAAAATATCAAAAGCCACCTTGGTCCTATGTTTACCACTTTGGAAGGAGATTTAGATGAAATTTTAGCTGCTATCAGAGAAATGCAGGAGGCTGTCTTTGCTTCAGGTGCAGAAAGAGTTTCAACTTTAATAAAGATTGATGACCGCAGGGATAAACTAAGCACAATGGAGGAAAAAATAGCCTCGGTTAACCGAAGGTTGGGTGTTTAA
- a CDS encoding aminotransferase class I/II-fold pyridoxal phosphate-dependent enzyme: MNSMNASHAVGKHEEDAVFSVLKAAQEAIASFGREKVINGTIGAIYDDQERFSTLFKVNEIFSSLSPEEIMNYAPISGLPDFLAASIDITFGKHRPEAFVKAVATPGGTGGVRHVFYNYSEQGSKILIPDWYWGPYSTIAAEHLREVQKYALFNNDYQFNIASLVEGLKSLLHFQDNVVVVINTPAHNPTGYSLSFPQWEQLLAEIVGCVKEKQKRVILLVDIAYIDYAGEPDQAREFMTLFGGLPENILVTIAFSMSKSFLCYGLRSGSLIGISSNKGYAEEFFNTNAYSNRGVWSNGTRGAQRLLTEIIKNKDVLVSINKEREELRLLIEKRAGLFLDEAKASGLNICPYNAGFFITVPCEQPAITATKLAAENIFAVPLAKGLRFAICSIPTYKIPGLASKTKKALTEI, from the coding sequence TTGAATTCCATGAACGCTTCTCATGCTGTGGGAAAACATGAAGAAGATGCCGTCTTTTCGGTTCTTAAGGCTGCCCAGGAAGCTATTGCCTCATTTGGCAGGGAAAAAGTGATAAATGGAACAATTGGTGCCATATATGATGATCAGGAGCGATTTTCGACCCTTTTCAAGGTTAATGAGATATTTTCCAGTTTAAGTCCTGAAGAAATAATGAATTATGCTCCCATCAGCGGGTTGCCTGATTTTCTTGCTGCCTCAATTGATATTACTTTTGGAAAACATAGGCCTGAAGCCTTTGTAAAGGCAGTCGCAACTCCGGGGGGAACTGGCGGCGTTCGCCACGTGTTCTACAATTATTCCGAACAGGGAAGCAAAATTCTCATTCCAGATTGGTACTGGGGGCCGTATAGCACCATTGCCGCTGAGCATTTAAGGGAAGTGCAGAAGTATGCCCTGTTTAATAATGACTATCAATTCAACATTGCATCCCTGGTTGAAGGATTGAAGTCTTTGTTGCATTTTCAAGATAATGTCGTTGTGGTAATAAATACGCCTGCTCATAATCCGACTGGTTATAGCCTGTCATTTCCTCAGTGGGAGCAATTGTTAGCTGAGATAGTTGGCTGTGTCAAAGAAAAGCAAAAAAGAGTAATTCTGTTAGTTGATATAGCCTATATAGACTACGCCGGGGAGCCTGACCAAGCCAGGGAATTTATGACCCTATTCGGGGGTCTGCCAGAAAATATTTTAGTAACAATTGCTTTTAGCATGTCTAAATCTTTTCTTTGTTATGGATTAAGATCCGGATCTTTAATTGGAATCAGCAGCAATAAAGGCTATGCGGAGGAGTTTTTCAACACAAATGCCTATTCAAACCGTGGCGTCTGGTCCAATGGTACCAGAGGAGCACAAAGGCTTTTAACTGAAATAATTAAAAATAAGGACGTTTTAGTTTCAATCAACAAGGAAAGGGAAGAATTGCGTCTCTTGATTGAGAAGAGAGCTGGGCTCTTCCTGGATGAGGCTAAAGCTTCGGGTTTAAACATTTGCCCATATAATGCCGGCTTTTTTATTACCGTTCCTTGCGAACAACCGGCAATAACGGCGACCAAACTAGCTGCTGAGAACATTTTTGCTGTGCCACTGGCAAAGGGCCTGAGGTTCGCTATTTGTTCTATTCCTACTTACAAAATTCCCGGGCTTGCTTCAAAAACAAAGAAGGCTCTGACGGAAATATAG
- a CDS encoding DUF4338 domain-containing protein: MPTQTEFQSLNVRPIKQEEEQQWNQLMDEHHYLGFRQLVGESIKYVAELNGQWVALLGWG, from the coding sequence ATGCCAACACAGACAGAATTTCAATCGTTGAATGTCCGACCCATTAAACAAGAGGAAGAGCAACAGTGGAATCAACTCATGGACGAGCACCATTACCTTGGCTTTCGTCAACTTGTGGGAGAATCCATCAAATACGTCGCTGAATTGAACGGTCAGTGGGTTGCCCTGCTGGGCTGGGGG